The DNA region TCTAAATCGTTAAGGAAATAGCAATTTGATAATTGCGTGGCGTTAAAATCGCCTTGCAACAAGTCTATTAACTGTTCATATTGGTTCGCGTAATCAAATAAATCGTCATCCGATAAATGATGTGTTCCCATAACGGCAAAAGGAGGTAAATAATTCATGCCGCATAAATTAGCGGTTTGCTCGTAAGGTCGCAGAAATTCATTTATGGTGTAAGTGTTATAGCCTTCAGAACAATACACCTCACGTGACCCGCCTGTGGTAATCACGTTGAAGATTGTTTTGTTATGAAGTACTTTTCCTTTGGGGCCATAGGCCCAATTAAATTCTAAAACCAAATCTTTCCATTGCTTTAAAATAGCTGGGCTGCTGTACCAATACAATGGGTGGTGCCAAATGATGATGTCGTGCTGTAGTAATAATTCTTGTTCGTGTTGCACATTAATGTGAAAGCTGGGATAATGCTCGTACAAATCGTGAAAAGTGACGTGAGTTTTGTTTTTTAACCGCTCGATAAGCGTTGCATTGACCCTGGATTTTTCAAATTTTGGGTGTGCAAAGAGTATGAGTACCTTTTTCATTGGCTGTATTTGGTTGATTTTATTAGGTTACTGACTTGTAATTTCTTCAGTTAAAGTTAGTAATAATTTAATTTTATCTTCATTATACGCATCGGGGTGTGCGTTATTATAGCTTCCTCTGTCGTTGTCAAAATACGTACTTGATAGCTTTTGTTCAAAACAGGTATTTTGGGCTTTACTTATTTTCATATATAAAGTTTATAAAATAAAAAAGCCACACAGAATGTATTTTACATTTGGTGGCTTTTCTGCTATTAACCAATTATTAAACTAATCTTCAATCAATTTTTTGAATTTCTATTTCACCTTAAACCCACCGTTGGTACGGAGGTAAATTACCGTTTCAGTATCAGTACTTAAGCAGGGTGAAACATTTTTTTGGCGGCAAAATATGAGCCCGGTTCTAATACGTTTATGGTGGCTTTTTTTGAAAATTGATGAGTTACTTTACCGGAGATAACGACGGCTCTAAAATTTGGACTTAAATTTTTGATTTTTCCTTTAAATCCAGCAGGTAATTTTACTAAGGTAGCACGTAATTGATTTTTTTCGTGGCTCCCCCATAAAAATGCGGTTTCAACCTTACTTTTTCCAGAAACCCATTCGATATCGTTAGCGCTTAACCAAACTAAATTGGTTTTATCTACATTAACAGGTTGTTCGCCATAATCAAAAGCTTCAGATGTTGGTTTAACTAAATATGGACCTTCCTGAAAATCCAGTAATGCTAAATTATCATCACCGTTAGCAGCGGTGATATGAGCTTCGCCAGCAGGCTGTTGCCAATAAGAACCCGATGGCAACCATTGCTTTTCGGCCTTTTCATCATCATTGTGCAATAAACCTTTTATAACCACCCCACGATACGTAATGTTGTGGATATGGGCAGGCGAAGAAAATCCTTTTTTAAATTTCACTAAAAAACCAGCGGGTTCATTTTTTGTACGATCGCCCCAAAGTTTTCCGGCAGCCGGACTTTTATCACCGCGTAATGGGTTTAGCCAGCTCCACTCTACTTGGTCTATTGTAACGACTTCGTTTTTATATTGTCGGTGGTCTGTTGTTGGCGTTTGTGCAAAAACAGAAACGCTAAACAGAACGGCAGCTATAAATATTCTAGTGGATTTCATGCTGTAAGTTACTTCCAAGTTACAATGTCCTCTAAGTCTCTTCTGGTTTTGGCATGCGGTGGTTCAGCTTTCCTGTATCCGAAAGCAACCATAAATGCTAAACCATATTTTTCGGTGTCGACACCAAATTTTTCACGCAATAGAGCTTCGGCCTTTTCTTGATGGAAGCCTTCAATTGGGCAAGAGTCTATGCCCGTTAAAGCAGCAGCTGTCATCATATTTCCTAAAGCAATGTAGGTTTGTTTTGACGACCAATCGAACAATTTCTTGTCTGTGTTTAAATTGAAATCGCGCTCTTGAAATTCTCTATAAAATTTTGAATACATTTCTATGACATCTTCTGGAAGTTGTTTAACCTCTTTCATCATATATTCTATGTAGTCGGCGTCATGCTTTACCATGGGTGCCTTCATGGCGAGGCCCAAAATAAAATGGCTTGCAGTATCTAATTTTAATGGCGCTCCCCAAGCTACTGGTTTTAAAATTTCGCGAAGCTCTTTGTCTTGTACAACCACAAAATGCCAAGGTTCGAAACCAAAGGAACTCGGCGATAAATTGGCTGTTTTCAAAATGAAATTGATTTGGTCGTCTGTTAAAGGTTGAGATGCATCAAACTCTTTAGTTGCATGACGGTAATTGAATGCGTTTAGAACATCTTCTTGTGCAATGTTGGGTGTATTCATTTTAATTGATTTTTTATGTTTTTAATTTTAACTATCAAAAGTATAGTGACAAAAGTATTGGTAGTTTGTGTTTTGTGCAATAACGGTCATATTTGATAGTATGTTTTTTTAAAGGTTAAATTGTTGATTTAAGCAGTAAAATCAATGTGTTAAGGCGAATGTTAAAATAACTATAAAAAGTATAGTTGTATAATAAATGATAGTTTGGTATCTTTGTTTTTGAAAGTGATGATTTGCTATGGAAATTGAGTATAAAAAACGGGTGATAAAGTATAACGATAAGGAATTTTCGTGTTCAACAAGCATTGCTATGGAGTTGATTGGCGGAAAATGGAAAAGTGTTATTCTTATTTATCTTTTAAACGGAAAGAAACGGTATAACGAGTTGTACAAGTTAATATCGACTATTACCGAGCGAACCTTAAGCCTGCAATTAAAGCAGCTAGAAAAGGATGGTTTGATAGCCAGAAAAGTATATACCCAAAAACCACCTTTAAAAGTTGAATATCAATTAACACCTCTTGGTGAAACCTTAAGGCCTGTATTGCTTGCTATTGCTAATTGGGGCACCTTAGTGGCAGAAGAAAGAGGTGAGATTATTGAATAGTTCCAGATATTCTGTTTAAAGAATAGATTTTTTATGTTACTTACAAATAAAAAAGCCCGCGATTTAATTTTGGGCTTTTCTCTATTCATGATGTAGCGAGATAAGAATACTCAAAATTAGTTTTTTAATTACTATTTAGTGTTCAAAACGAGAACGGTTTTCCGTTAAAATGGTTGTTCTTTTTTAAATTAATTTCGCTAATCGGTTCTAAACTTGTCTTATCCAATAAAAGACTTGCAGAAACTGTTATGAAATTGCAACTTTAATTAGATATAAAGTTGCAGGGCTGTGTTTACTAGTTCAATAGGCTTGTGTTAACATATTAGCTTTAAAAAAATGATAATTTTTGTTTTGATTAACAACATTTATTAATTTGGCTGATTAAATTCTTTCCTTTGTTGTCTGTTTATAATAAATATTCTGATGAGTTACTTTTAGATTTTCTTAAAGAGGACAATCATCAGGCTTATACTGTAATCTTTAACAGGTATTGTAAGCTTTTAACAAACCATGCCTATAAAATTTTACAAAGTCAGGACGATGCAAACGATATTGTTCAGGAAGTATTTGTGGCTATATGGAATAAACGATATGAATTAAATATTAAAGGTTCTCTAGCCTCATATTTGTTTAAGGCAACTAAAAATAGAATATTAAATCATATAGCACATGAAAAAGTTGTATCTCGTTATGCAGAGTCAATATTAGGCTTTATAGAAAATAATTACACCTTTGCAGATGCTAATCAAAGAGAAGAAGAGTTACGTCTTATTATTGCCAAAGAAATTGAATGTCTTCCTGATAAAATGCGTGAAGTTTTCGTTTTGAGAAAAGTTAATCATTTATCTTATGATGAAATTGCCGATCAATTAAATATCTCTGATAAAACAGCCAAACAACAAGTTTATAACGCATTAAAAAAAATAAGAGCTAAAATAAATCCGTTTTTAATTGTTTTAATTTTTAAACTATATTTTTTTGATTAAAAGCTGTTTGAAAAAACATTGTTACTTCCTTTTAGCTTATAAACCTTCAGTAAAGAAAATAGATTTAACAAAGAAATAATGATTTTTTATTTTTTTTTTGATTTTATCTATGACAAATCATGGTTTTGTCTGTCTTAATAATATACACGGCAATAAAACTATGCTTTAATTATGACAGAAGAAGAGATTTTAAACTTACTAAAAAATTACAGAAACGGAACTTTATCTGATATAGAAAAGGATAAGTTAGAGGCATGGTATTTATATGAATCTTCAAGTAGTAAAAAGGGTTTAAACGAAAACCAGCTAGAAAGCAGCTTTAAATATATTAAATCTAAACTGCCTGTTAAACGAAATCCAAAGGTTATTGGTCTATGGAAACGTATGGCTGTAGCAGCTTCGGTTGTTTTAGTAATGGCTACCGGATTATATTATTTTACAAGAACATCAGTCTCTCAAGTTCAATTAACGGAAGAGGTAAAAGAAATAGCCCCAGGAGGAAACAAAGGAGTGCTGACACTATCTAATGGTAAACAAATTATTTTAGACAACTTGGCAAATAATGATACCGTTGTAAGCGAAGGCGAGAAAGATGAGGTAACCATTAAAATGAATCCTAACGGACTTGTTTCGTATCAAGTTGGTCCTAGTACAGGTAATAATGGTGGTCCAGATACTTTTAACACCTTATCAACCCCAATAGGTGGGCAATATAGTATTATTCTTTCAGATGATACCAAAGTCTATTTAAATGCAACTTCTTTATTAAAATACCCAACACATTTTAAGGGAGATAAAAGAGAGGTTGAACTAGAAGGGGAAGCATATTTTGAAGTCGCGAAAGATAAGAGTAAGCCATTTTTTGTGAAATTTAAAAATCAAACCATTGAAGTTTTAGGAACACATTTTAATGTTCAGGCTTATAACAATGAATCTTTTACTAAAACCACCTTGATAGAGGGAAGTATTGCGCTCTCATATAAAGATAAAAAAAACATTATAAGGCCAGGCCAACAGGCTAAAGTAAACGAAGAAACAAGTTCTATTGTGGTTGGCAGCGTCGATACTGCAACTGCTGTGGCCTGGAAAAACGGAAGGTTTAAGTTTGATAATGCCGACTTAAAAATGGTAATGAAACAGTTAGAACGATGGTACGATATTCAAGTGGAGTATAGAGGAGATATACCTGATTTGAAATTTAACGGAGGAACTTTTATGAATAAAAATTTATCTGAAGTATTAAAAGTACTTGAGCTCAGCAATATAAAATTTGAGGTTGAAGGGAAAACTATTATTGTATACCCGTAAAATCTGAAGTTTGTCAGTATTATACCAGCTTACAAAAAAAACCAGAAGCAGTTGCGTTGCCTCTGGTTGTTAAAGATGTGTAGCTAGTATATATTTTCACAAATGTCTAACTAAAAACACAAGTAAATGTATGAAATTTAATTCAGAATGTAAAACGCCAAAATTAAATCCTGAGAAAAATAATTCAAGGGTAATTGAATCTCGAAACTTAAGAGGTTTTGTATTTTATTTTATGCTGCTTTTGGGCGTTTTAGGTCATGCCCAAAATGTAACAGTCAATTTTAACGAGGTTTCTCTAGAAAAAGCTTTAAAAGAAATAGCAAGACAAGCTGATTATGAAGTTTTTTATACTCAAAAATTGCTTAAAGACTCAAAAGCGGTTACCATTAGCCTTAAAAATGTCAACCTAAAAAAAGCTTTAGATGGAGTTTTTAAAAACCAAAATTTAAAATATACACTTGCCAATGCAACAATTGTTGTTACTTCA from Tamlana crocina includes:
- a CDS encoding NAD(P)H-dependent oxidoreductase → MKKVLILFAHPKFEKSRVNATLIERLKNKTHVTFHDLYEHYPSFHINVQHEQELLLQHDIIIWHHPLYWYSSPAILKQWKDLVLEFNWAYGPKGKVLHNKTIFNVITTGGSREVYCSEGYNTYTINEFLRPYEQTANLCGMNYLPPFAVMGTHHLSDDDLFDYANQYEQLIDLLQGDFNATQLSNCYFLNDLEILTA
- a CDS encoding FecR domain-containing protein, producing MTEEEILNLLKNYRNGTLSDIEKDKLEAWYLYESSSSKKGLNENQLESSFKYIKSKLPVKRNPKVIGLWKRMAVAASVVLVMATGLYYFTRTSVSQVQLTEEVKEIAPGGNKGVLTLSNGKQIILDNLANNDTVVSEGEKDEVTIKMNPNGLVSYQVGPSTGNNGGPDTFNTLSTPIGGQYSIILSDDTKVYLNATSLLKYPTHFKGDKREVELEGEAYFEVAKDKSKPFFVKFKNQTIEVLGTHFNVQAYNNESFTKTTLIEGSIALSYKDKKNIIRPGQQAKVNEETSSIVVGSVDTATAVAWKNGRFKFDNADLKMVMKQLERWYDIQVEYRGDIPDLKFNGGTFMNKNLSEVLKVLELSNIKFEVEGKTIIVYP
- a CDS encoding RNA polymerase sigma-70 factor encodes the protein MSVYNKYSDELLLDFLKEDNHQAYTVIFNRYCKLLTNHAYKILQSQDDANDIVQEVFVAIWNKRYELNIKGSLASYLFKATKNRILNHIAHEKVVSRYAESILGFIENNYTFADANQREEELRLIIAKEIECLPDKMREVFVLRKVNHLSYDEIADQLNISDKTAKQQVYNALKKIRAKINPFLIVLIFKLYFFD
- a CDS encoding NAD(P)H-dependent oxidoreductase, giving the protein MNTPNIAQEDVLNAFNYRHATKEFDASQPLTDDQINFILKTANLSPSSFGFEPWHFVVVQDKELREILKPVAWGAPLKLDTASHFILGLAMKAPMVKHDADYIEYMMKEVKQLPEDVIEMYSKFYREFQERDFNLNTDKKLFDWSSKQTYIALGNMMTAAALTGIDSCPIEGFHQEKAEALLREKFGVDTEKYGLAFMVAFGYRKAEPPHAKTRRDLEDIVTWK
- a CDS encoding DUF4437 domain-containing protein codes for the protein MKSTRIFIAAVLFSVSVFAQTPTTDHRQYKNEVVTIDQVEWSWLNPLRGDKSPAAGKLWGDRTKNEPAGFLVKFKKGFSSPAHIHNITYRGVVIKGLLHNDDEKAEKQWLPSGSYWQQPAGEAHITAANGDDNLALLDFQEGPYLVKPTSEAFDYGEQPVNVDKTNLVWLSANDIEWVSGKSKVETAFLWGSHEKNQLRATLVKLPAGFKGKIKNLSPNFRAVVISGKVTHQFSKKATINVLEPGSYFAAKKMFHPA
- a CDS encoding helix-turn-helix domain-containing protein codes for the protein MEIEYKKRVIKYNDKEFSCSTSIAMELIGGKWKSVILIYLLNGKKRYNELYKLISTITERTLSLQLKQLEKDGLIARKVYTQKPPLKVEYQLTPLGETLRPVLLAIANWGTLVAEERGEIIE